The following are encoded in a window of Solibacillus sp. FSL R7-0668 genomic DNA:
- the cydS gene encoding cytochrome bd oxidase small subunit CydS encodes MNEFIIFVAPFLVVIASLLAAFYVAPKDKRSERE; translated from the coding sequence ATGAATGAATTTATCATATTTGTTGCACCGTTTTTAGTGGTCATTGCCTCATTACTTGCCGCGTTTTATGTAGCGCCTAAGGATAAAAGAAGCGAGCGTGAATAA